One part of the Capra hircus breed San Clemente chromosome 4, ASM170441v1, whole genome shotgun sequence genome encodes these proteins:
- the ZNF775 gene encoding zinc finger protein 775 isoform X3 has protein sequence MKIKQEKPEWLLQTQAVLSQKDKENIFRPRRVPPSCQTAVGKSRAWGRPDETGGPRWAPPSEQDVGPADRAPRAAPGPLSPALPAGEGHFVCPDCGKRFSWWSSLKIHQRTHTGEKPYPCGKCGKSFSQKPNLARHQRHHTGERPFCCPECARCFSQKQHLLKHQKTHSRPATHPCPECARCFRHQVGLRIHQRAHARDGQGPRAGLQALRRDTAAPRARRPRPGPQRGRPEWAWLGLGQGWWRPPGARPAAPGEPRQFICNECGKSFTWWSSLNIHQRIHTGERPYPCPECGRRFSQKPNLTRHLRNHTGERPHPCAHCGRRFRQKQHLLKHQRTHQPGARAAPRPGRAALRAHPRARPAAPAPPPAQAVSGLSPPPRGPSPARGPGDLPWGRARAGAPGEPRQFICNECGKSFSWWSALTIHQRIHTGERPYPCPECGRRFSQKPNLTRHRRNHTGERPYLCASCGRGFSQKQHLLKHQRVHLGALAPTLSAKGDAL, from the coding sequence ATGAAGATCAAGCAGGAGAAGCCCGAGTGGCTGCTGCAGACGCAGGCCGTGCTTTCGCAGAAGGATAAGGAGAACATTTTCCGGCCCCGTCGGGTCCCCCCATCATGCCAGACGGCGGTGGGGAAGTCTCGAGCCTGGGGGCGCCCGGACGAGACTGGGGGTCCAAGGTGGGCCCCTCCCTCTGAGCAGGACGTGGGGCCGGCAGACCGGGCTCCAAGGGCGGCCCCCGGCCCCCTGAGCCCGGCTCTTCCTGCTGGCGAGGGTCACTTCGTGTGCCCGGACTGCGGGAAGAGGTTCAGCTGGTGGTCGTCGCTGAAGATCCACCAGCGCACGCACACGGGCGAGAAGCCGTACCCGTGCGGCAAGTGTGGCAAGAGCTTCAGCCAGAAGCCCAACCTGGCGCGCCACCAGAGGCACCACACGGGCGAGCGGCCTTTCTGCTGCCCCGAGTGCGCCCGGTGCTTCAGCCAGAAGCAGCACCTGCTCAAGCACCAGAAGACCCACTCCCGGCCCGCCACCCACCCGTGCCCCGAGTGCGCGCGCTGCTTCCGCCACCAGGTGGGCCTGCGCATTCACCAGCGCGCGCACGCGCGGGACGGCCAGGGCCCCCGCGCCGGGTTGCAGGCGCTGCGGCGGGACACCGCAGCCCCCCGGGCCCGGCGCCCGCGGCCGGGGCCCCAGCGGGGGCGCCCCGAGTGGGCTTGGCTGGGGCTCGGCCAGGGCTGGTGGCGCCCGCCAGGGGCCCGACCCGCCGCCCCCGGAGAGCCACGCCAGTTCATCTGCAACGAGTGCGGCAAGAGCTTCACGTGGTGGTCGTCGCTGAACATCCACCAGCGCATCCACACGGGCGAGCGGCCCTACCCCTGTCCCGAGTGCGGCCGCCGCTTCAGCCAGAAGCCCAACCTGACGCGCCACCTGCGCAACCACACGGGCGAGCGGCCGCACCCCTGCGCGCACTGCGGCCGCCGCTTCCGCCAGAAGCAGCACCTGCTGAAGCACCAGCGCACGCACCAGCCCGGCGCCCGggccgcgccccgccccggccgCGCCGCGCTGCGGGCCCACCCTCGCGcgcgccccgccgcccccgccccgccgcccgcccAAGCCGTCTCTGGCCTGTCGCCGCCGCCCCGGGGCCCCTCGCCCGCTCGGGGACCCGGGGACCTGCCGTGGGGCCGGGCGCGGGCCGGGGCGCCGGGTGAGCCACGCCAGTTCATCTGCAACGAGTGCGGCAAGAGCTTCTCGTGGTGGTCGGCCCTCACCATCCACCAGCGCATCCACACGGGCGAGCGGCCCTACCCCTGTCCCGAGTGCGGCCGCCGCTTCAGCCAGAAGCCCAACCTGACGCGCCACCGGCGCAACCACACGGGCGAGCGGCCCTACCTGTGCGCTTCCTGCGGCCGCGGCTTCAGCCAGAAGCAGCACCTGCTCAAGCACCAGCGCGTTCACCTGGGGGCTCTGGCGCCTACCCTCAGCGCCAAGGGAGACGCGCTCTAG
- the ZNF775 gene encoding zinc finger protein 775 isoform X1, with translation MDGQVGSQADADGPPGMEKGLAGSTGDGLVMKIKQEKPEWLLQTQAVLSQKDKENIFRPRRVPPSCQTAVGKSRAWGRPDETGGPRWAPPSEQDVGPADRAPRAAPGPLSPALPAGEGHFVCPDCGKRFSWWSSLKIHQRTHTGEKPYPCGKCGKSFSQKPNLARHQRHHTGERPFCCPECARCFSQKQHLLKHQKTHSRPATHPCPECARCFRHQVGLRIHQRAHARDGQGPRAGLQALRRDTAAPRARRPRPGPQRGRPEWAWLGLGQGWWRPPGARPAAPGEPRQFICNECGKSFTWWSSLNIHQRIHTGERPYPCPECGRRFSQKPNLTRHLRNHTGERPHPCAHCGRRFRQKQHLLKHQRTHQPGARAAPRPGRAALRAHPRARPAAPAPPPAQAVSGLSPPPRGPSPARGPGDLPWGRARAGAPGEPRQFICNECGKSFSWWSALTIHQRIHTGERPYPCPECGRRFSQKPNLTRHRRNHTGERPYLCASCGRGFSQKQHLLKHQRVHLGALAPTLSAKGDAL, from the coding sequence GAGATGGGCTGGTGATGAAGATCAAGCAGGAGAAGCCCGAGTGGCTGCTGCAGACGCAGGCCGTGCTTTCGCAGAAGGATAAGGAGAACATTTTCCGGCCCCGTCGGGTCCCCCCATCATGCCAGACGGCGGTGGGGAAGTCTCGAGCCTGGGGGCGCCCGGACGAGACTGGGGGTCCAAGGTGGGCCCCTCCCTCTGAGCAGGACGTGGGGCCGGCAGACCGGGCTCCAAGGGCGGCCCCCGGCCCCCTGAGCCCGGCTCTTCCTGCTGGCGAGGGTCACTTCGTGTGCCCGGACTGCGGGAAGAGGTTCAGCTGGTGGTCGTCGCTGAAGATCCACCAGCGCACGCACACGGGCGAGAAGCCGTACCCGTGCGGCAAGTGTGGCAAGAGCTTCAGCCAGAAGCCCAACCTGGCGCGCCACCAGAGGCACCACACGGGCGAGCGGCCTTTCTGCTGCCCCGAGTGCGCCCGGTGCTTCAGCCAGAAGCAGCACCTGCTCAAGCACCAGAAGACCCACTCCCGGCCCGCCACCCACCCGTGCCCCGAGTGCGCGCGCTGCTTCCGCCACCAGGTGGGCCTGCGCATTCACCAGCGCGCGCACGCGCGGGACGGCCAGGGCCCCCGCGCCGGGTTGCAGGCGCTGCGGCGGGACACCGCAGCCCCCCGGGCCCGGCGCCCGCGGCCGGGGCCCCAGCGGGGGCGCCCCGAGTGGGCTTGGCTGGGGCTCGGCCAGGGCTGGTGGCGCCCGCCAGGGGCCCGACCCGCCGCCCCCGGAGAGCCACGCCAGTTCATCTGCAACGAGTGCGGCAAGAGCTTCACGTGGTGGTCGTCGCTGAACATCCACCAGCGCATCCACACGGGCGAGCGGCCCTACCCCTGTCCCGAGTGCGGCCGCCGCTTCAGCCAGAAGCCCAACCTGACGCGCCACCTGCGCAACCACACGGGCGAGCGGCCGCACCCCTGCGCGCACTGCGGCCGCCGCTTCCGCCAGAAGCAGCACCTGCTGAAGCACCAGCGCACGCACCAGCCCGGCGCCCGggccgcgccccgccccggccgCGCCGCGCTGCGGGCCCACCCTCGCGcgcgccccgccgcccccgccccgccgcccgcccAAGCCGTCTCTGGCCTGTCGCCGCCGCCCCGGGGCCCCTCGCCCGCTCGGGGACCCGGGGACCTGCCGTGGGGCCGGGCGCGGGCCGGGGCGCCGGGTGAGCCACGCCAGTTCATCTGCAACGAGTGCGGCAAGAGCTTCTCGTGGTGGTCGGCCCTCACCATCCACCAGCGCATCCACACGGGCGAGCGGCCCTACCCCTGTCCCGAGTGCGGCCGCCGCTTCAGCCAGAAGCCCAACCTGACGCGCCACCGGCGCAACCACACGGGCGAGCGGCCCTACCTGTGCGCTTCCTGCGGCCGCGGCTTCAGCCAGAAGCAGCACCTGCTCAAGCACCAGCGCGTTCACCTGGGGGCTCTGGCGCCTACCCTCAGCGCCAAGGGAGACGCGCTCTAG
- the LOC102190581 gene encoding oocyte zinc finger protein XlCOF26, translated as MTELASSGGGSPAGDGEEGLGDDRGLVIHHPAEEQLHRCPLCGQTFAQQPSLVRHQKAHAGAGRAAAFVCPECGKAFSVKHNLEVHQRTHTGERPFPCPECGRCFSLKQNLLTHQRIHSGEKPHQCAQCGRCFREPRFLLNHQRTHARMPAPHPRRPGVFGERRPYFCARCGKSFAREGSLKTHQRSHGHGPEGQAAHLGRVL; from the coding sequence ATGACCGAGCTGGCATCCTCAGGGGGCGGGTCCCCTGCGGGGGACGGGGAGGAGGGCCTGGGGGACGATCGAGGCCTGGTCATCCACCACCCGGCGGAGGAGCAGCTGCACCGTTGCCCGCTGTGTGGCCAGACCTTCGCTCAGCAGCCCAGCCTGGTGCGGCACCAGAAGGCGCACGCTGGGGCGGGCCGCGCAGCCGCCTTCGTGTGCCCGGAGTGCGGCAAGGCCTTCAGCGTCAAGCACAACCTGGAGGTGCATCAGCGCACCCACACGGGCGAGCGGCCCTTCCCCTGCCCCGAGTGCGGGCGCTGCTTCAGCCTCAAGCAGAACCTGCTCACGCACCAGCGCATCCACAGCGGCGAGAAGCCGCACCAGTGCGCGCAATGCGGCCGCTGCTTCCGCGAGCCGCGCTTCCTGCTCAACCACCAGCGCACCCACGCGCGCATGCCCGCGCCGCACCCGCGCCGCCCCGGCGTCTTCGGGGAGCGCAGGCCCTACTTTTGCGCCCGTTGTGGCAAAAGCTTTGCGCGCGAGGGCTCGCTCAAGACCCACCAGCGCAGCCACGGCCACGGGCCCGAGGGCCAGGCGGCCCATTTAGGCCGCGTGCTCTGA
- the ZNF775 gene encoding zinc finger protein 775 isoform X2 codes for MEKGLAGSTGDGLVMKIKQEKPEWLLQTQAVLSQKDKENIFRPRRVPPSCQTAVGKSRAWGRPDETGGPRWAPPSEQDVGPADRAPRAAPGPLSPALPAGEGHFVCPDCGKRFSWWSSLKIHQRTHTGEKPYPCGKCGKSFSQKPNLARHQRHHTGERPFCCPECARCFSQKQHLLKHQKTHSRPATHPCPECARCFRHQVGLRIHQRAHARDGQGPRAGLQALRRDTAAPRARRPRPGPQRGRPEWAWLGLGQGWWRPPGARPAAPGEPRQFICNECGKSFTWWSSLNIHQRIHTGERPYPCPECGRRFSQKPNLTRHLRNHTGERPHPCAHCGRRFRQKQHLLKHQRTHQPGARAAPRPGRAALRAHPRARPAAPAPPPAQAVSGLSPPPRGPSPARGPGDLPWGRARAGAPGEPRQFICNECGKSFSWWSALTIHQRIHTGERPYPCPECGRRFSQKPNLTRHRRNHTGERPYLCASCGRGFSQKQHLLKHQRVHLGALAPTLSAKGDAL; via the coding sequence GAGATGGGCTGGTGATGAAGATCAAGCAGGAGAAGCCCGAGTGGCTGCTGCAGACGCAGGCCGTGCTTTCGCAGAAGGATAAGGAGAACATTTTCCGGCCCCGTCGGGTCCCCCCATCATGCCAGACGGCGGTGGGGAAGTCTCGAGCCTGGGGGCGCCCGGACGAGACTGGGGGTCCAAGGTGGGCCCCTCCCTCTGAGCAGGACGTGGGGCCGGCAGACCGGGCTCCAAGGGCGGCCCCCGGCCCCCTGAGCCCGGCTCTTCCTGCTGGCGAGGGTCACTTCGTGTGCCCGGACTGCGGGAAGAGGTTCAGCTGGTGGTCGTCGCTGAAGATCCACCAGCGCACGCACACGGGCGAGAAGCCGTACCCGTGCGGCAAGTGTGGCAAGAGCTTCAGCCAGAAGCCCAACCTGGCGCGCCACCAGAGGCACCACACGGGCGAGCGGCCTTTCTGCTGCCCCGAGTGCGCCCGGTGCTTCAGCCAGAAGCAGCACCTGCTCAAGCACCAGAAGACCCACTCCCGGCCCGCCACCCACCCGTGCCCCGAGTGCGCGCGCTGCTTCCGCCACCAGGTGGGCCTGCGCATTCACCAGCGCGCGCACGCGCGGGACGGCCAGGGCCCCCGCGCCGGGTTGCAGGCGCTGCGGCGGGACACCGCAGCCCCCCGGGCCCGGCGCCCGCGGCCGGGGCCCCAGCGGGGGCGCCCCGAGTGGGCTTGGCTGGGGCTCGGCCAGGGCTGGTGGCGCCCGCCAGGGGCCCGACCCGCCGCCCCCGGAGAGCCACGCCAGTTCATCTGCAACGAGTGCGGCAAGAGCTTCACGTGGTGGTCGTCGCTGAACATCCACCAGCGCATCCACACGGGCGAGCGGCCCTACCCCTGTCCCGAGTGCGGCCGCCGCTTCAGCCAGAAGCCCAACCTGACGCGCCACCTGCGCAACCACACGGGCGAGCGGCCGCACCCCTGCGCGCACTGCGGCCGCCGCTTCCGCCAGAAGCAGCACCTGCTGAAGCACCAGCGCACGCACCAGCCCGGCGCCCGggccgcgccccgccccggccgCGCCGCGCTGCGGGCCCACCCTCGCGcgcgccccgccgcccccgccccgccgcccgcccAAGCCGTCTCTGGCCTGTCGCCGCCGCCCCGGGGCCCCTCGCCCGCTCGGGGACCCGGGGACCTGCCGTGGGGCCGGGCGCGGGCCGGGGCGCCGGGTGAGCCACGCCAGTTCATCTGCAACGAGTGCGGCAAGAGCTTCTCGTGGTGGTCGGCCCTCACCATCCACCAGCGCATCCACACGGGCGAGCGGCCCTACCCCTGTCCCGAGTGCGGCCGCCGCTTCAGCCAGAAGCCCAACCTGACGCGCCACCGGCGCAACCACACGGGCGAGCGGCCCTACCTGTGCGCTTCCTGCGGCCGCGGCTTCAGCCAGAAGCAGCACCTGCTCAAGCACCAGCGCGTTCACCTGGGGGCTCTGGCGCCTACCCTCAGCGCCAAGGGAGACGCGCTCTAG